CGTTCCGCGCCGCGAACGTCGCGCCCACACGCGCGCTGCTCGACGCGCTCGCGGCGCGCGCGGCACGCGGGCTGCCGCCGCCGCGCCGCTTCCTGTTCGTCTCCTCGCAGGCCGCGGCGGGCCCCGCGCTCACCCCCGAGCGACCCGTCACCGAGGACGATCCGCCGCAGCCGTTCGAGCCGTACGGCAAGAGCAAGCTCGAGGCGGAACGCGTCGTGCGCGAGCAGCGCGCGGTGCCGTGGACGATCGTTAGGCCGAGCGCGGTGTACGGGCCCGGCGACACCGACTTCCTCGCGCTGTTCCGTCAGGCGGCGCACGGGGTCGGCGTGTACCCCGGCTCGCGCGAGGCGCGGCTGTCGATCGTGTACGTGGACGACCTCGTCGACGCGGTGCTGCGCGCGGGCACGATGCCGGCGGCGGCGGGACACGTCTACTTCGTCGAGTCGGAAGCGGTGTCGTGGCGCGACGTGTACAAGGCCGCCGCGTCGGCCGCGCACTTCTCGCTGCGCTTCGAGCTCGACGTGCCGACGTGGGTGCTCGGCGTCGCCGGACGCGCGGGCGACGTCGCGTCGCGGCTGTTGCGGCGGCCCACGCTCGTCAGCTCGCAGAAGGTGACGCTCGGCAAGCCGCGATGGTGGCTGTGCGACGGCACGCGCGCGCGCGAGGAGCTCGGCGTGGTCGCACGCGTGTCGCTCGCCGACGGCGCGAAGCGAACGATGCGCTGGTACCGCTCGCAGGGGTGGATCTGACGAGCGTGCGACCGCTCCTGCCCGGGCCGTCGCCGTGCTAGCTTCCTGCACGCCGCACGCGCCACCAGCTTCGTCGTCGCCATGTCGAACAGTCCGGACACGACCGCGTACACGCGCGCCAGCACGGGCGTCGCGGGCCTCGACGAGATCCTCGGCGGTGGGCTTCCGGTCGATCACCTCTATCTGCTCGACGGCGAGCCGGGCACCGGCAAGACGACGCTCGCGCTCCAGTTCCTCCTCGCCGGCGCCGCGCGCGGCGCGCGTGGGCTCTACGTCACGCTCTCGGAGAGCCGCGCCGAGCTCCTCGGGGTCGCGTCGTCGCACGGATGGTCGCTGGAGCACGTCGACGTGTTCGAGCTCGCGAGCGAGACGGGCGTCGGGATGGAGGAGAGCTACACCATCTTCCACCCCGCCGAGGTCGAGCTCCAGCAGACCATCGACGCGGTGCTCGCCGCCGTGGAGCGACACGACCCGTCGCTCGTCGTGTTCGACTCGCTGTCGGAGATGCGGCTCCTCGCGCGCGACCCGCTGCGCTTCCGCCGTCAGATCCTCACGCTGAAGCAGTTCTTCGCCGGGCGGCGGTGCACCGTGCTGCTGCTCGACGACAAGACGGCGCCCGAGGGCGACCTGCAGCTCCACAGCCTCGCGCACGGCGTCATCGTGCTCGAGCACATCGCGCTGGAGTACGGCGCCGAGCGGCGACGGCTGCAGGTCACGAAGCTGCGCGGGCTCCGCTTCCGCGGCGGCTATCACGACTTCCGCATCCGGACCGGCGGCATCGCGGTGTACCCGCGCATCCATCAGGTGCCGCCGAGCGACCGGTTGAACGGCGACCTGTTAGGCAGCGGCTCTCCGGAGCTCGACACGCTACTCGGCGGCGGCATCCAGAGCGGCACGAGCCTGCTCGTCACCGGGCCGGCGGGCACCGGCAAGTCGGTGCTCGTGACGCAGTACGCGTGCGCCGCCGTGGAGCGCGGGGAGCACGTGCGCTTCTTCATGTTCGACGAGCGGCTCAGCACCTTCCGCCTCCGCAGCGAGGGGCTCGGCATGAACCTCCGCGAGC
This DNA window, taken from Gemmatirosa kalamazoonensis, encodes the following:
- a CDS encoding NAD-dependent epimerase/dehydratase family protein, with the protein product MIAVVTGSSGFIGSRLVDALVWRGWTVRRLARAGTRLAAAPGPEPPPPPGQPAPLGRRETHVVDYARPETLETSPAFDGADVVFHLAAVTKARGDDAFRAANVAPTRALLDALAARAARGLPPPRRFLFVSSQAAAGPALTPERPVTEDDPPQPFEPYGKSKLEAERVVREQRAVPWTIVRPSAVYGPGDTDFLALFRQAAHGVGVYPGSREARLSIVYVDDLVDAVLRAGTMPAAAGHVYFVESEAVSWRDVYKAAASAAHFSLRFELDVPTWVLGVAGRAGDVASRLLRRPTLVSSQKVTLGKPRWWLCDGTRAREELGVVARVSLADGAKRTMRWYRSQGWI
- a CDS encoding ATPase domain-containing protein: MSNSPDTTAYTRASTGVAGLDEILGGGLPVDHLYLLDGEPGTGKTTLALQFLLAGAARGARGLYVTLSESRAELLGVASSHGWSLEHVDVFELASETGVGMEESYTIFHPAEVELQQTIDAVLAAVERHDPSLVVFDSLSEMRLLARDPLRFRRQILTLKQFFAGRRCTVLLLDDKTAPEGDLQLHSLAHGVIVLEHIALEYGAERRRLQVTKLRGLRFRGGYHDFRIRTGGIAVYPRIHQVPPSDRLNGDLLGSGSPELDTLLGGGIQSGTSLLVTGPAGTGKSVLVTQYACAAVERGEHVRFFMFDERLSTFRLRSEGLGMNLREPIDDGRLCLQQVEPTELSPGEFANQVVRAVEEDGVRMIVIDSINGYLQSMPEERLLPIQVHELLSYLANAGVTTLLTLVQHGIFGSPVDEAAEVSYLADAVILLRYFEVHGAVKQAVSVVKKRTGDHERTIRECRVERNGLRVGEPLREFQGVLTGVPHYTGTMEPLLRDADGSRTRPQP